In Rhodobacter xanthinilyticus, a single window of DNA contains:
- a CDS encoding N-formylglutamate amidohydrolase gives MTDQADGLAVTVERIEAAGRFVLVCEHASNFFPPRWGDLGLDAEARAAHIAWDPGALGLARGLARRLDAPLVRAGVTRLVYDLNRPPNAPAAMPARSEIYDIPGNRGLTPAQRYERTEALYLPFHARTCAEISRRLALGLVPVLVTVHSFTPVFNGTPRAVELGLIHDADPRFAESLLAEARARTGLDCRLNEPYSGADGVAHTLARHATPMGLPHVMIELRNDLIATEAAQEAMAETLAPALTAALTRFEGGA, from the coding sequence ATGACGGATCAGGCCGACGGATTGGCTGTGACCGTGGAACGGATCGAGGCGGCGGGCCGCTTCGTTCTGGTCTGTGAGCACGCGAGCAATTTCTTCCCGCCGCGCTGGGGCGATCTGGGCCTCGACGCGGAGGCGCGCGCCGCGCATATCGCCTGGGATCCGGGCGCGCTGGGGCTCGCGCGCGGGCTCGCGCGCCGGCTCGATGCGCCCCTCGTGCGCGCCGGAGTCACCCGCCTCGTCTATGACCTCAACCGCCCGCCAAACGCCCCCGCCGCGATGCCCGCGCGCTCCGAGATCTACGACATCCCCGGCAACCGCGGCCTCACCCCCGCCCAGCGCTATGAGCGCACCGAGGCGCTCTACCTGCCCTTCCACGCCCGCACCTGCGCCGAAATCTCGCGCCGCCTCGCGCTCGGGCTCGTGCCGGTTCTGGTCACCGTCCACAGCTTCACCCCGGTGTTCAACGGCACCCCCCGCGCGGTCGAGCTCGGCCTGATCCACGACGCCGACCCGCGCTTTGCCGAAAGCCTGCTCGCCGAGGCGCGCGCGCGCACCGGCCTCGATTGCCGCCTCAACGAGCCCTATTCGGGCGCCGATGGCGTGGCCCATACGCTCGCGCGTCACGCGACGCCCATGGGCCTGCCGCATGTGATGATCGAGCTGCGCAACGACCTGATCGCGACCGAGGCCGCTCAGGAGGCGATGGCCGAGACCCTCGCCCCGGCCCTCACCGCCGCGCTCACCCGCTTCGAGGGGGGCGCGTGA
- a CDS encoding ABC transporter permease, with product MTPARATPLAFSGLFGLPLLWVLLLLVVPYLLMIAVGFWTRQFPLFVPDFQFGNYVQLFSDPQYTTVILRTLKIAVMVTAFALALGYPLAYFLVFTVDSDKLRNLLYMLVIVPLWVSYLLRAYTWKIILGNDGALNSALIALGVIDTPLDAFLYNQTAMVITLTYIFVPFMVMPIYAVLENIPKRLIEASEDLGVGPMRTFWKVIAPLSLGGVVAGATMTFCLAFGDFVAPVLVGGPDGTMVANLLQSQFGAALNWPLGSALATLVLIMVMAILWLSARLDRAGRVAMK from the coding sequence ATGACCCCCGCCCGCGCAACGCCGCTCGCCTTCTCCGGGCTCTTCGGGCTGCCGCTCCTGTGGGTGCTGCTCCTGCTCGTCGTGCCCTATCTCTTGATGATCGCGGTGGGCTTCTGGACGCGCCAGTTCCCGCTCTTCGTGCCCGATTTCCAGTTCGGCAACTACGTCCAGCTATTCTCCGACCCGCAATATACCACCGTGATCCTGCGCACGCTGAAGATCGCGGTGATGGTCACGGCCTTCGCCCTCGCGCTCGGCTACCCTCTCGCCTACTTCCTTGTTTTCACGGTGGACTCCGACAAGCTGCGCAACCTGCTCTACATGCTGGTGATCGTGCCGCTCTGGGTCAGCTACCTGCTGCGCGCCTATACCTGGAAGATCATCCTGGGCAATGATGGCGCGCTCAACTCGGCGCTGATCGCGCTTGGCGTGATCGACACGCCGCTCGATGCCTTCCTCTACAACCAGACCGCGATGGTCATCACCCTGACCTATATCTTCGTGCCCTTCATGGTCATGCCGATCTATGCGGTGCTCGAAAATATCCCCAAACGGCTGATCGAGGCCTCCGAGGATCTCGGCGTCGGCCCGATGCGCACCTTCTGGAAAGTGATCGCGCCGCTCTCGCTCGGCGGCGTGGTGGCGGGCGCCACGATGACCTTCTGCCTCGCGTTTGGCGATTTCGTCGCCCCCGTTCTGGTCGGCGGGCCCGATGGCACGATGGTGGCGAACCTTCTGCAAAGCCAGTTCGGCGCGGCGCTCAACTGGCCGCTCGGCTCGGCGCTCGCCACGCTGGTTCTGATCATGGTGATGGCAATCCTGTGGCTCTCGGCGCGGCTCGACCGCGCGGGCCGCGTGGCGATGAAGTGA
- a CDS encoding aldehyde dehydrogenase, producing the protein MTDYTLDFWMAKAAGLKLRTEHFIDGAYLPSADGRRFPTINPATGETITEVARGGQAEIDRAVASARKAFRSGVWSKMAPRERMAVLEKFAALVEAHTDEFAVLDSLDMGKPVMDMINIDVPGSVMALKFFAETIDKFNGSVTNTAADALHYILRQPLGVVGLIVPWNYPLMMAAWKLGPALAAGNSVVLKPAEQSPLSANLLAELFLEAGGPTGVFNVVHGLGEEAGRALALHMDVDKIAFTGSTEVGKLLMVYAGQSNMKRVSTECGGKTPQIILSDWDDLETAATYAVNGIYGNQGEVCNAGSRILVAREIHDAFVEKFIEIAQASFLPGNPLDPATTMGPLVTAEHQARVLGYVEKGRAEGATLAMGGAAPAALNAGAYVAPTLFTGVTNQMTIAREEIFGPVGAIIPVDGLDNALEIANDSIYGLAASVWTRDLNAAHRFARDMEAGVCWVNCFDHGDMTSIWGGYKQTGNGRDKCFEALSQYTQTKSVWLNLG; encoded by the coding sequence ATGACTGACTACACGCTCGATTTCTGGATGGCGAAGGCCGCCGGGCTGAAACTGCGCACCGAGCATTTCATCGACGGCGCCTATCTGCCCTCGGCCGACGGCCGCCGCTTCCCGACCATCAACCCCGCCACCGGCGAGACGATCACCGAGGTCGCCCGCGGCGGTCAGGCCGAGATCGACCGCGCCGTCGCCTCCGCCCGCAAGGCCTTCCGCTCGGGCGTCTGGTCGAAAATGGCCCCGCGCGAGCGCATGGCGGTGCTCGAGAAATTCGCCGCCCTCGTCGAGGCCCACACGGACGAATTCGCCGTGCTCGACAGCCTCGACATGGGCAAGCCGGTGATGGACATGATCAACATCGACGTGCCCGGCTCGGTGATGGCGCTGAAATTCTTCGCCGAGACGATCGACAAGTTCAACGGCTCGGTCACCAACACCGCCGCCGACGCGCTCCATTACATCCTGCGCCAGCCGCTCGGCGTCGTCGGGCTGATCGTGCCGTGGAACTACCCGCTGATGATGGCCGCCTGGAAGCTCGGCCCGGCGCTCGCGGCGGGCAACTCGGTGGTGCTCAAACCCGCCGAACAATCGCCCCTCTCGGCGAACCTTCTGGCCGAGCTCTTCCTCGAGGCCGGCGGCCCGACCGGCGTGTTCAACGTCGTCCATGGCCTCGGCGAGGAAGCCGGCCGCGCGCTCGCGCTGCATATGGATGTCGACAAGATCGCCTTCACCGGCTCGACCGAGGTCGGCAAGCTGCTGATGGTCTATGCCGGCCAGTCGAACATGAAACGCGTCTCGACCGAATGCGGCGGCAAGACGCCGCAGATCATCCTGAGCGACTGGGATGACCTCGAAACCGCCGCGACCTATGCCGTCAACGGCATCTATGGCAACCAGGGCGAGGTCTGCAACGCCGGCTCGCGGATCCTCGTCGCGCGCGAGATCCATGACGCTTTCGTCGAGAAATTCATCGAGATCGCGCAGGCGAGCTTCCTCCCCGGCAACCCGCTCGACCCGGCGACCACGATGGGCCCGCTCGTCACCGCCGAACATCAGGCGCGTGTGCTCGGCTATGTCGAGAAGGGCCGCGCGGAGGGCGCCACGCTCGCGATGGGCGGCGCCGCCCCCGCCGCGCTCAACGCCGGCGCCTATGTCGCCCCCACCCTCTTCACCGGCGTGACCAACCAGATGACCATCGCGCGCGAGGAAATCTTCGGGCCGGTCGGCGCGATCATCCCGGTCGACGGGCTCGACAACGCCCTCGAGATCGCCAACGACTCGATCTACGGCCTCGCCGCCTCGGTCTGGACGCGCGACCTCAACGCCGCGCATCGCTTCGCGCGCGACATGGAGGCGGGCGTGTGCTGGGTGAACTGCTTCGATCATGGCGACATGACCTCGATCTGGGGCGGCTACAAACAGACCGGCAACGGCCGCGACAAATGCTTCGAGGCGCTGAGCCAATATACCCAGACGAAATCGGTCTGGCTGAACCTCGGCTGA
- a CDS encoding glutamine synthetase family protein: MPANLSLDDLRKAAKTGEIDTVITCLCDMQGRLQGKRFHVSHFLESALEETHCCNYLLATDMEMITVPGYAASSWSKGYGDYVMKPDLATLRRIPWAPGTALVMCDVLDHHSHAPVPHAPRSILRRQIERARAMGFEPVMATELEFFLFEESFAALFDAGYPKPTPMARYNVDYSIMGATRDEPIMRAIRNGLYGAGIPIECSKGEADAGQEEINAKYSDALDTADMHSLIKLGVKQIAQEHGASVTFMAKYDDKRAGSSSHIHQSLWRDGQNAFYDPAAEHGMSSVMRHFLAGQLAFAREISYFLAPYVNSYKRFCVGMFAPTKAVWSLDNRTAGFRICGENTKSVRVECRIGGADLNPYLACAALLAAGLEGIEQMLDPGAPVSGDLYQSETAPEIPRSLIEAAEALSDSRLLNRVLGEEVVAHYYHAARWEIEESLRVVTDWERARGFERA, encoded by the coding sequence ATGCCCGCCAACCTGAGCCTCGACGATCTGAGGAAAGCCGCGAAAACCGGCGAGATCGACACCGTGATCACCTGCCTTTGCGACATGCAGGGCCGCTTGCAGGGCAAGCGCTTCCACGTCAGCCATTTCCTCGAAAGCGCGCTCGAGGAGACGCATTGCTGCAACTATCTGCTCGCCACCGACATGGAGATGATCACCGTGCCGGGCTATGCCGCCTCAAGCTGGTCGAAGGGCTATGGCGATTATGTCATGAAACCCGATCTGGCCACGCTGCGCCGGATCCCCTGGGCGCCGGGCACCGCGCTTGTGATGTGCGACGTGCTCGACCACCACAGCCACGCCCCCGTGCCCCATGCGCCGCGCTCGATCCTGCGCCGCCAGATCGAACGCGCCCGCGCGATGGGCTTCGAGCCGGTGATGGCGACCGAGCTCGAGTTCTTCCTCTTCGAGGAGAGCTTCGCCGCGCTTTTCGACGCGGGCTACCCCAAACCCACGCCGATGGCGCGCTACAATGTCGATTATTCGATCATGGGCGCCACCCGCGACGAGCCGATCATGCGCGCGATCCGCAACGGGCTCTATGGCGCCGGGATCCCGATCGAATGTTCGAAAGGCGAGGCCGATGCCGGTCAGGAAGAGATCAACGCGAAATATTCCGACGCGCTCGACACCGCCGACATGCACAGCCTGATCAAGCTCGGCGTGAAACAGATCGCCCAAGAGCACGGCGCCTCGGTCACCTTCATGGCGAAATACGACGACAAGCGCGCGGGCTCGTCGAGCCATATCCACCAATCGCTCTGGCGCGATGGCCAGAACGCCTTTTACGACCCCGCGGCCGAACACGGCATGTCCTCGGTGATGCGCCACTTCCTCGCCGGCCAACTCGCCTTCGCGCGGGAAATCTCCTATTTCCTCGCGCCTTACGTCAACAGCTACAAGCGCTTCTGTGTCGGCATGTTCGCCCCCACCAAGGCCGTCTGGTCGCTCGACAACCGCACCGCGGGCTTCCGCATCTGCGGCGAGAACACCAAATCCGTGCGCGTCGAATGCCGGATCGGCGGCGCCGATCTCAACCCCTATCTGGCCTGCGCGGCGCTTCTGGCGGCCGGGCTCGAGGGGATCGAGCAGATGCTCGACCCGGGCGCGCCGGTCTCGGGCGACCTCTATCAATCCGAAACCGCGCCCGAGATCCCGCGCTCGCTGATCGAGGCGGCCGAGGCGCTCTCGGACAGCCGGCTGCTCAACCGGGTGCTGGGCGAAGAGGTCGTGGCGCATTATTATCACGCCGCGCGCTGGGAGATCGAGGAATCGCTGCGCGTGGTGACCGATTGGGAGCGCGCGCGCGGCTTTGAACGCGCCTGA
- a CDS encoding ABC transporter permease: MKSLLWWQKGMIGFVFGVLMFLYLPIVMLVLFSFNDSSVTSFPLAGFTWRWYQAVLANEQMLRALGNSLIVASAATAITLSLGTLAALALDRYDFPGKGLFQNAILLPLSLPGLVTGIAMLNFYKQLGIPQSLTAVVIGHATALLGVVVSQVMARLAKLDARQAEASADLGAGPFETFRRVTLPAIRPAILGAGLLSFTLSFDEIPVTYFLTGREITLPIYIYSTLRRGITPEINAIGALIVAASIGLIILSVGLLRDRK, from the coding sequence ATGAAATCCCTCCTGTGGTGGCAAAAAGGCATGATCGGCTTCGTGTTCGGGGTGCTCATGTTCCTCTACCTGCCGATCGTGATGCTCGTGCTCTTCTCCTTCAACGACAGCTCGGTGACCTCCTTCCCGCTCGCGGGCTTCACCTGGCGGTGGTATCAGGCGGTTCTGGCCAATGAGCAGATGCTGCGCGCGCTCGGCAACAGCCTGATCGTGGCCTCGGCCGCGACCGCGATCACCCTCTCGCTCGGCACGCTGGCCGCGCTCGCGCTCGATCGCTACGACTTCCCCGGCAAGGGCCTCTTCCAGAACGCGATCCTCTTGCCGCTCAGCCTGCCGGGCCTCGTCACCGGGATCGCGATGCTGAACTTCTACAAGCAGCTCGGCATCCCGCAGAGCCTCACCGCGGTCGTCATCGGCCATGCGACGGCGCTTCTGGGCGTGGTGGTCAGCCAGGTGATGGCGCGGCTGGCGAAACTCGATGCGCGTCAGGCCGAGGCCTCGGCCGACCTCGGCGCGGGGCCCTTCGAGACCTTCCGCCGCGTGACGCTGCCCGCGATCCGCCCGGCGATCCTCGGCGCGGGGCTGTTGAGCTTCACGCTCAGCTTCGACGAGATCCCGGTGACCTATTTCCTCACCGGCCGCGAAATCACCCTGCCGATCTACATCTACTCGACCCTGCGCCGCGGCATCACGCCCGAGATCAACGCCATCGGCGCGCTGATCGTGGCGGCCTCGATCGGCCTCATCATCCTCTCGGTCGGCCTCCTGCGCGACCGCAAATAA
- a CDS encoding TRAP transporter small permease subunit — protein sequence MPGWCLAYIRLIDRVTLRVGRFAMYLLYVMMAIMLFSSVTKILHMPAIWTLEMAQFVLVAYYMLGAPYTFQLDTNVRMDLLYSRYSPRGQAIWDAFTVFALMFYLGVMLWGAFDSTVYAFEMNEVNPTAWRPPLWPIKSIITFSFLLMLLQAGVHLIRDIATIRGVKI from the coding sequence ATGCCCGGCTGGTGCCTCGCCTATATCCGCCTCATCGACCGCGTGACCCTGCGCGTCGGGCGCTTCGCCATGTATCTGCTCTATGTGATGATGGCGATCATGCTGTTCTCCTCGGTGACGAAGATCCTGCATATGCCGGCGATCTGGACGCTGGAGATGGCGCAATTCGTGCTCGTCGCCTACTACATGTTGGGGGCGCCCTATACGTTCCAGCTCGACACCAATGTGCGCATGGATCTGCTCTATTCGCGCTACAGCCCGCGCGGTCAGGCGATCTGGGATGCGTTCACGGTCTTTGCGCTGATGTTCTACCTCGGCGTGATGCTCTGGGGCGCGTTCGATTCGACCGTCTACGCCTTCGAGATGAACGAGGTGAACCCGACCGCCTGGCGCCCGCCGCTCTGGCCGATCAAGTCGATCATCACCTTTTCCTTTCTTCTCATGCTGTTGCAGGCCGGAGTTCATCTGATCCGCGACATTGCGACGATCCGCGGGGTGAAGATCTGA
- a CDS encoding TRAP transporter large permease — protein sequence MDHNMIALLMFSTMLLMMVTGQRVFGAIGFVAVVAALALWGQGGSAMGFSAVMKLMKWTPLLTLPMFVFMGYVMSESRLADDLYRMFHVWFGPVPGGLAIGTILLMVMISVMNGLSVAGMAIGATIALPELMRRGYDKLMISGVIQAGSSLGILIPPSVVLVLFSLIARQPVSELWLAGAVPGLLMATLFILYILVRTKLNPALAPPMPPEELAAVTRAEKFRLLRAGLLPVFIFVAMMVPFLNGWASLTEASVIGALAAVAAAVVKRRFTRQVFEVATRQTLAITVMFMLIITAALSFGAVFDGLGAGRAINDFFLNSLGLAPWQVLVLMQASFLVMGMFLDDTAMLVIVAPVYVSLAKTLGFDLVWYGVLYTITCQIAYLTPPFGYNLFLMKAMAPPEFTLPVIYRSVFPFVLVMIATLILVMVFPQIALWLPQTVLGR from the coding sequence ATGGATCACAACATGATCGCGCTTTTGATGTTCTCGACGATGCTGCTGATGATGGTCACCGGCCAGCGCGTCTTTGGCGCCATCGGCTTTGTGGCGGTGGTGGCGGCGCTGGCGCTCTGGGGTCAGGGCGGCTCGGCGATGGGCTTTTCGGCGGTGATGAAGCTGATGAAATGGACGCCGCTGCTGACGCTGCCGATGTTCGTCTTCATGGGCTATGTGATGAGCGAGAGCCGCCTCGCCGATGATCTTTACCGGATGTTCCATGTCTGGTTCGGGCCGGTGCCGGGGGGGCTTGCGATCGGCACGATCCTGTTGATGGTGATGATCTCGGTGATGAACGGGCTCTCGGTCGCGGGGATGGCGATCGGCGCCACCATCGCGCTGCCCGAGCTGATGCGCCGCGGCTATGACAAGCTGATGATTTCCGGGGTGATTCAGGCGGGCTCCTCGCTTGGCATCCTGATCCCGCCCTCGGTCGTCCTGGTGCTCTTTTCGCTGATCGCGCGCCAGCCGGTCTCGGAGCTCTGGCTCGCGGGCGCGGTGCCGGGGCTTTTGATGGCGACGCTCTTCATCCTCTACATTCTCGTGCGCACCAAGCTGAACCCCGCGCTCGCGCCGCCGATGCCGCCCGAGGAGCTCGCCGCCGTCACCCGCGCCGAGAAATTCCGGCTGTTGCGGGCGGGGCTGCTGCCGGTGTTCATCTTCGTTGCGATGATGGTGCCCTTCCTCAACGGCTGGGCGAGCCTGACCGAGGCCTCGGTGATCGGCGCGCTCGCCGCCGTCGCCGCGGCGGTGGTCAAGCGCCGCTTCACCCGTCAGGTCTTCGAGGTGGCGACCCGCCAGACGCTCGCGATCACGGTGATGTTCATGCTGATCATCACCGCCGCGCTGAGCTTCGGGGCGGTCTTCGACGGCCTCGGCGCGGGCCGCGCGATCAATGATTTCTTCCTCAACTCGCTCGGCCTCGCGCCATGGCAGGTGCTCGTGCTGATGCAGGCGAGCTTCCTCGTGATGGGGATGTTCCTTGACGACACCGCGATGCTGGTCATCGTCGCGCCGGTTTATGTGAGCCTTGCCAAGACCTTGGGCTTCGATCTCGTCTGGTATGGCGTGCTTTACACGATCACCTGCCAGATCGCCTATCTGACCCCGCCCTTTGGCTACAACCTGTTCCTGATGAAGGCGATGGCGCCGCCGGAATTTACCCTGCCGGTGATTTACCGCTCGGTCTTTCCCTTCGTTCTGGTGATGATCGCGACGCTGATCCTGGTCATGGTCTTCCCGCAAATCGCGCTGTGGCTGCCGCAAACGGTGCTCGGCCGCTGA
- a CDS encoding MurR/RpiR family transcriptional regulator, with amino-acid sequence MTRAEKQLAGHILRHYPVALWGSVTQLARAAEVSSPTVVRLAQKMGFGGYPGLQAAVREELEARLESPLAKHDRWAADAPKAHILNRFADAVLGNLQATLAQIDHAEFDAAAALLADPARKIYATGGRITLAMAEYFVTHMKVIRPQVELLSPVSNAWPPQLIEMRPGDVLLVFDIRRYEANVLQLVEMAAEQGAEVILVTDPWVSPAAAHARYRFSAQIEVPSAWDSTVAIQVLVETLMASVQSLTWRETEARMRRLEELYARARFFGGRK; translated from the coding sequence ATGACGCGGGCCGAAAAGCAGCTCGCGGGCCATATTTTGCGGCATTATCCGGTGGCGCTCTGGGGCTCGGTGACGCAGCTTGCGCGCGCGGCCGAGGTGAGCTCGCCGACCGTGGTGCGGCTGGCGCAGAAGATGGGGTTTGGGGGGTATCCCGGGCTTCAGGCGGCGGTGCGCGAGGAGCTCGAGGCGCGGCTCGAGAGCCCGCTGGCCAAGCATGACCGCTGGGCCGCGGATGCGCCCAAGGCCCATATCCTCAACCGCTTCGCCGATGCGGTGCTCGGCAATCTGCAAGCCACGCTCGCGCAGATCGACCATGCGGAATTCGACGCGGCGGCGGCGTTGCTCGCGGACCCCGCGCGCAAGATCTATGCCACCGGCGGGCGGATCACGCTGGCGATGGCGGAATATTTCGTCACCCATATGAAGGTGATCCGGCCGCAGGTGGAGCTGCTCAGCCCGGTCTCGAACGCCTGGCCGCCGCAGCTCATCGAGATGCGGCCGGGCGATGTTCTGCTCGTCTTCGATATCCGCCGCTATGAGGCGAATGTGTTGCAACTCGTTGAAATGGCGGCGGAACAGGGCGCCGAGGTGATCCTCGTCACCGACCCTTGGGTGAGCCCCGCGGCGGCGCATGCGCGCTATCGCTTCTCGGCGCAGATCGAGGTGCCGAGTGCCTGGGACTCGACCGTCGCGATCCAGGTTCTGGTCGAGACGCTGATGGCTTCGGTGCAATCGCTGACCTGGCGCGAGACCGAGGCGCGGATGCGCCGGCTCGAGGAGCTCTACGCCCGCGCGCGGTTCTTTGGCGGGCGGAAGTAG
- a CDS encoding ABC transporter ATP-binding protein gives MVATPIVTLSGVTKNFGTFKALHETDFEIGEGEFVTLLGPSGCGKTTTLRLIGGFELPSSGRIEIAGQDVTKNPPYRRPVNTVFQDYALFPHMTVAENVAYGLTTGGARPDRGDLGRQVGEVLEMVGLAQAGMKRPGALSGGQRQRVAMARALIRRPRVLLLDEPLSALDVKLRETMQVELKRLHRELGITFLMVTHDQTEALALSDRIVVMQQGRICQIGSPGALYDRPATPYVADFIGAANLIEAEFKGLEGGLERLTLQGGTEITRRPGGAGSPGPFRSGQRVRIGLRPERLRPEIETNRFTGQIVETLFHGDRIRIEFTFAGNPTPAFVELGRAMADRMGTLAPGAPITLGVDPAEVMLFAEEASA, from the coding sequence ATGGTCGCGACCCCGATCGTGACGCTCTCGGGCGTCACCAAGAATTTTGGCACCTTCAAAGCCCTCCACGAGACCGATTTCGAGATCGGCGAGGGCGAATTCGTCACCCTGCTCGGCCCCTCGGGCTGCGGCAAGACCACCACGCTGCGGCTGATCGGCGGCTTCGAGCTGCCCTCGAGCGGGCGCATCGAGATCGCCGGGCAGGATGTGACGAAGAACCCGCCCTACCGCCGCCCGGTGAACACGGTGTTTCAGGATTACGCGCTCTTTCCGCATATGACGGTGGCCGAGAACGTGGCCTACGGGCTCACGACCGGCGGCGCGCGGCCCGATCGGGGCGATCTGGGGCGGCAGGTGGGCGAGGTGCTCGAGATGGTCGGGCTCGCGCAGGCGGGGATGAAACGCCCCGGCGCGCTCTCGGGCGGCCAGCGCCAGCGCGTCGCGATGGCGCGCGCGCTGATCCGCCGGCCGCGGGTGCTGCTCCTCGATGAGCCGCTCTCGGCGCTCGATGTGAAGCTGCGCGAGACCATGCAGGTCGAGCTCAAGCGCCTCCACCGCGAGCTCGGCATCACCTTCCTGATGGTCACCCATGACCAGACCGAGGCGCTCGCGCTGTCCGACCGGATCGTGGTCATGCAACAGGGCCGGATCTGCCAGATCGGCTCGCCCGGCGCGCTCTATGACCGCCCCGCGACCCCCTATGTCGCCGATTTCATCGGCGCGGCGAACCTGATCGAAGCCGAGTTCAAGGGCCTCGAGGGCGGGCTCGAGCGGCTGACCCTGCAAGGCGGCACCGAGATCACCCGCCGCCCCGGCGGCGCCGGCAGCCCGGGCCCGTTCCGCTCCGGCCAGCGCGTGCGGATCGGGCTGCGCCCCGAACGGCTGCGCCCCGAGATCGAGACCAACCGCTTCACCGGCCAGATCGTCGAGACGCTGTTCCATGGCGACCGGATCCGCATCGAGTTTACCTTCGCGGGCAACCCGACCCCCGCCTTCGTCGAGCTTGGCCGCGCGATGGCCGACCGGATGGGCACGCTCGCCCCCGGCGCGCCGATCACGCTCGGCGTCGACCCGGCCGAGGTGATGCTCTTTGCCGAGGAGGCCTCGGCATGA
- a CDS encoding TRAP transporter substrate-binding protein encodes MTTTRRKFLTTGAVGAAAAGLAAPARAQDTIKWRLQTYAGPALAEEVVKPAIEAFNTIANGQMEIELYTADQLVPTSELFRAMQAGTIDAVQSDDDSMASPTEVTVFGGYFPLALRYSLDVPALFNSWGLKEIWEEEYAKVGIKHISAGSWDPCNFNMKEPINSLADLKGKRVFTFPTAGRFLAQFGVIPVTLPWEDVEVALQTGELDGLAWSGITEDYTAGWSKVAPYFLTNNISGAWIGHFFANMERWDALPAHLQQLLQTCFDQSHYRRQWWYWAGEAKLRVEGTDMTLTSLPDADYAQIEAAAQKFWEEIAAESPLKAKVVEIIKKYNDTMVKAGQPYRYG; translated from the coding sequence ATGACGACCACAAGACGCAAGTTCCTCACCACCGGCGCGGTGGGCGCCGCCGCCGCCGGGCTCGCCGCGCCCGCGCGCGCACAAGACACGATCAAATGGCGGTTGCAGACCTATGCGGGCCCCGCGCTCGCCGAAGAGGTGGTTAAACCCGCCATCGAGGCCTTCAACACGATCGCCAACGGCCAGATGGAGATCGAGCTCTACACCGCCGATCAGCTCGTGCCGACCTCCGAGCTCTTCCGCGCGATGCAGGCGGGCACGATCGACGCGGTGCAGTCGGATGACGACAGCATGGCCAGCCCGACCGAGGTCACGGTCTTCGGCGGCTATTTCCCGCTCGCGCTGCGCTACTCGCTCGATGTGCCCGCGCTCTTCAATAGCTGGGGTCTGAAGGAGATCTGGGAGGAAGAATACGCCAAGGTCGGCATCAAGCATATCTCGGCGGGCTCGTGGGATCCGTGCAACTTCAACATGAAGGAGCCGATCAATTCGCTCGCCGATCTGAAGGGCAAGCGGGTCTTCACCTTCCCGACCGCGGGGCGGTTCCTGGCGCAATTCGGGGTGATCCCGGTCACGCTGCCCTGGGAGGATGTCGAGGTCGCGCTGCAAACCGGCGAGCTCGACGGTCTGGCCTGGTCGGGGATCACCGAGGATTACACCGCGGGCTGGTCGAAGGTCGCGCCCTATTTCCTCACCAACAACATCTCGGGCGCCTGGATCGGGCATTTCTTCGCCAATATGGAGCGCTGGGACGCCCTGCCGGCGCATCTGCAACAGCTCCTGCAGACCTGTTTCGACCAATCGCATTACCGCCGGCAATGGTGGTATTGGGCGGGCGAGGCGAAGCTGCGCGTCGAGGGCACGGATATGACGCTGACCTCGCTGCCCGACGCGGATTACGCGCAAATCGAGGCCGCCGCCCAGAAATTCTGGGAGGAAATCGCCGCCGAAAGCCCGCTCAAGGCCAAGGTTGTCGAAATCATCAAGAAGTATAACGATACGATGGTGAAAGCGGGTCAGCCCTATCGCTACGGCTGA